TATGAATAGTACAAGCTATGCTAAAATAAAAGCAAAATAGGAGTTGGAGGAACAATCATGACAATACAAACATTCAAGTCAACTGATTTTGATGTCTTTACAGTTGATGGTCTCGAAGAACGAATGAGTGCAATTAAAACGAACATTCATCCTAAGCTAGAAGCTTTAGGGGAACAATTTGCAGAATACTTATCCAAACAAACTGATGAGAACTTTTTTTATCATGTTGCAAAACACGCACGCCGCAAAGTCAATCCACCAAACGATACTTGGGTTGCTTTTTCAACAAATAAACGAGGATATAAAATGCTACCGCATTTCCAAATCGGCTTATGGGGTACTCATGCCTTCATATACTTTGGTTTAATCTATGAGTGTCCACAAAAAGTTGAGACGGCTCATGCCTTCTTAGAACATTTAAATGATTTAAAAACAAATATTCCAAATGACTTCGTTTGGTCCATTGACCATACTAAACCAAGTGTGAAATTACATAAAACACTTGAAACCGAAGACTTACAAAAGATGATTGAACGATTAGCTACTGTAAAAAAAGCAGAATTATTAGTTGGTATTCATATATCACCAGAGGAGTTTTCAGCAATGACCAACGAACAATTCCTTGCTAAGATTGAATCTACGATGCAATCACTCCTTCCTTTATATGCACTTTGTAATCGATAGTAGAAAACGGACAATTTATATTGTCCGTTTTTAGTTGTTATCACATTATATCACTTCAGTTTTTATTTTTCAAAATATTTTTTACATTTTTACAAGCTTTTGTTCTTCGACTTCTTTTGCCCTTTGAATAGCACGATATATAGAGTATCCACTTACTTCTTGAAATTCTTTATCAATTTTCTTTTCTTCTGCTTTCGATGGAACAATCTCTTTAAAACGACGATATAAACCCATTAACTCTTCTCTTATAATTCCTTTTTCATAAGCTTTCTCAATCGCTTCATAAAACTTCACCATTGTAACCATTTCCTCATTTGACCAATCATAATCTAACGGATATTGATATTCCATTTTGCACCTCATTTATCATTTCTTCTTGTTTCATTATGCTATCTTAAAGAGAATATTTTATTCTTCATTATAGCCACTCTGCATTATACACTATTTATTCATTTTAATGGAATTGTCTTCCTCTATTCATTAGTTGAGGCTAACTATTAAACATACTCACCTTAAAAAGATTTTTTTCTATACATCTATAATTATTGGTGATATAATGCTTTTGTTTTATAGAAAATAAAGTGAAGCTACCATCTCAAAAACGATTTTTTGAATGGCAGAAAAACAAGCCTTATTCTAAAAAGGGCTACACTTTTTTAGAGCAGGATTATATAAAACAAATTACACTAAATATTATGAAGAAGAAGGGGTGTATAGATTGTCCCAATACGAAACACCATTGTTTACCGCTTTAGTTGAGCACAGTAAGCGAAATCCAATTCAATTCCATATTCCTGGTCATAAAAAAGGACAGGGCATGGATCCTACATTTCGCGAATTTATTGGGCATAATGCATTAGCAATTGATTTAATTAATATTGCG
This DNA window, taken from Bacillus cereus ATCC 14579, encodes the following:
- a CDS encoding YktB family protein, which gives rise to MTIQTFKSTDFDVFTVDGLEERMSAIKTNIHPKLEALGEQFAEYLSKQTDENFFYHVAKHARRKVNPPNDTWVAFSTNKRGYKMLPHFQIGLWGTHAFIYFGLIYECPQKVETAHAFLEHLNDLKTNIPNDFVWSIDHTKPSVKLHKTLETEDLQKMIERLATVKKAELLVGIHISPEEFSAMTNEQFLAKIESTMQSLLPLYALCNR
- a CDS encoding UPF0223 family protein, with product MEYQYPLDYDWSNEEMVTMVKFYEAIEKAYEKGIIREELMGLYRRFKEIVPSKAEEKKIDKEFQEVSGYSIYRAIQRAKEVEEQKLVKM